Proteins encoded in a region of the Tepidisphaeraceae bacterium genome:
- the cyaB gene encoding class IV adenylate cyclase produces MPVEIEAKMKVDRHDAVRDRLKALGATDAGQVLETNVFFDTEDRSLLAGDRGLRLRTAKSLPDGPTVNTITYKGPRMAGPLKSRSEMELNVADPDDAIALFEALGYMRVLSFQKRRETWELDGCKVELDELPHLGVYVEVEGASEADVMKVRDRLELGSRPLVKASYIALMVTYLQDHHLKDRVVKFA; encoded by the coding sequence ATGCCCGTTGAGATCGAAGCGAAGATGAAGGTGGACCGTCACGACGCCGTGCGCGATCGGCTGAAGGCGCTCGGCGCGACCGACGCGGGGCAGGTGTTGGAGACCAACGTCTTCTTCGACACGGAGGACCGCTCACTGCTGGCCGGCGACCGCGGGCTGCGCCTGCGCACCGCCAAGAGCCTGCCAGACGGGCCGACGGTCAACACGATCACCTACAAGGGCCCGCGCATGGCCGGCCCGCTGAAGAGCCGCAGCGAGATGGAGCTGAACGTCGCCGACCCGGACGACGCGATCGCGCTCTTCGAGGCGTTGGGTTACATGCGCGTCCTGTCGTTCCAGAAGCGCCGCGAAACGTGGGAACTGGACGGCTGCAAGGTCGAGCTGGACGAGCTGCCCCACCTCGGCGTCTACGTCGAAGTGGAAGGCGCCAGCGAGGCCGACGTGATGAAGGTCCGCGACCGCCTGGAACTCGGCAGCCGTCCGCTGGTGAAGGCCAGCTACATCGCGCTGATGGTGACGTACCTGCAGGACCACCACCTGAAGGACCGGGTGGTGAAGTTCGCATGA
- the leuS gene encoding leucine--tRNA ligase: MGYNFTAIEKKWQAHWLANNTFRALDPADAGGMPKAYVLDMFPYPSGAGLHVGHPEGYTATDIFSRYLRARGYNVLHPMGWDAFGLPAEQYAVKTNTHPRQTTEANIANFRRQIQSLGLSYDWEREVDTTDPRYYRWTQWIFLQLFNSYFDPQDRKAKPIGHLLNELQNDNFVIAPGGDVVINPTQEGMEAISGEVRVERLWRELSQDEQRSVIDGQRLAYTDEVAVNWCPGLGTVLANEEVIDGKSEVGGFPVERRPMRQWMLRITAYADRLVDDLNLLQWPESLKEMQRNWIGKSVGAQVSFAVAPLDATSPRVSERDAAEDAADELTIEVFTTRPDTLYGATYMVLAPEHELVDRITPPERRETIEAYRTMAAGKSERDRMADAKDKTGAFTGAFAINPINDERIPIYIADYVLMGYGTGAIMAVPAHDERDFAFAKKFDIPIKLVVAPRDGSAPDLNKPFIGDGLAVNSPIIDGLGTEEAKAKIIDTLEREDLGRRTINYKLRDWLFSRQRYWGEPFPIVLDSAGRPVAVPETDLPVALPEMADFKPTGTPEPPLSKAKAWLGVSIDGEMFTRETNTMPQWAGSCWYYLRYIDPTNDKQFVDPVKERYWMPVDLYVGGVEHAVLHLLYARFWHKVLFDLGHVSTPEPFARLVNQGLILGEMEHTLFKTEDGQPVSFADVRDNLQDGSIFGNRKSDGAHLKGHSVAEADLIKKGEGFYLKSDPTIKVWSQSFKMSKSRGNVVNPDSIVADYGADAFRLYEMYMGPLEAQKPWNTRDIIGMSRFLNGVYRNLVGDDETGKTATIEITPVPEALNRAMHRTIKKVGEDIETLRFNTAIAELIKVNNEMTKLTVIPRELAENFTLMLAPFAPHLAEELWERLGHHRSLSRRPWPTFDPAMMVESTLEIPVQVNGKLRDKITVPADASEDTIFDAALAAEKVQPWVAGKTIKMRKYVPRKLVNFVVS; encoded by the coding sequence CTTCGGCCTGCCGGCCGAGCAGTACGCGGTAAAGACCAACACCCATCCCCGGCAGACCACCGAGGCCAACATCGCCAACTTCCGCAGGCAGATTCAGTCGCTGGGGCTGAGCTACGACTGGGAGCGCGAGGTCGACACGACCGACCCCAGGTACTACCGCTGGACGCAGTGGATCTTCCTGCAGCTGTTCAACAGCTACTTCGACCCACAGGACCGCAAGGCCAAGCCCATCGGTCACCTGCTGAACGAACTGCAGAATGACAACTTCGTGATCGCCCCTGGCGGCGACGTGGTGATCAACCCCACGCAGGAAGGCATGGAGGCGATCAGTGGCGAGGTGCGCGTCGAACGCCTGTGGCGCGAGCTGTCTCAAGACGAACAGCGGTCCGTCATCGACGGCCAGCGCCTGGCCTACACCGATGAGGTGGCCGTCAACTGGTGCCCCGGTTTGGGCACCGTGCTGGCCAATGAAGAAGTCATCGACGGCAAGAGCGAGGTGGGCGGCTTCCCGGTCGAACGCCGGCCAATGCGGCAATGGATGCTGCGCATCACGGCGTACGCCGACCGGCTGGTGGACGACCTGAACCTGCTGCAGTGGCCCGAGAGCCTGAAGGAAATGCAGCGGAACTGGATCGGCAAGAGCGTCGGCGCGCAGGTATCGTTCGCCGTCGCCCCACTCGATGCGACGAGCCCGCGCGTCAGCGAGCGCGACGCCGCCGAGGACGCTGCCGACGAGCTGACGATCGAAGTCTTCACGACGCGCCCCGACACGCTGTACGGCGCCACCTATATGGTGTTGGCGCCCGAGCACGAACTGGTTGACCGCATCACGCCCCCCGAGCGTCGCGAGACGATCGAGGCGTATCGCACGATGGCGGCCGGCAAGAGCGAGCGCGATCGCATGGCCGACGCCAAGGACAAGACCGGCGCCTTCACCGGCGCGTTCGCGATCAACCCAATCAACGACGAGCGCATCCCGATCTACATCGCCGACTACGTGCTGATGGGCTACGGCACCGGCGCCATCATGGCGGTGCCGGCACACGACGAGCGCGACTTCGCGTTCGCCAAGAAGTTCGACATCCCGATCAAGCTGGTCGTCGCCCCGCGGGACGGCAGCGCTCCCGACCTGAACAAGCCGTTCATCGGTGACGGCTTGGCCGTCAACTCGCCGATCATCGACGGTCTGGGCACCGAAGAGGCCAAGGCCAAGATCATCGACACGCTGGAGCGCGAGGACCTGGGCCGGCGGACCATAAACTACAAGCTGCGCGATTGGCTCTTCAGCCGGCAGCGCTACTGGGGCGAGCCCTTCCCGATCGTGCTGGACAGCGCCGGCCGCCCCGTCGCCGTGCCGGAGACCGACCTGCCCGTCGCGCTGCCCGAGATGGCCGACTTCAAGCCCACCGGCACCCCCGAGCCACCGCTGAGCAAGGCCAAGGCATGGCTGGGCGTCTCCATCGACGGCGAGATGTTCACCCGTGAGACGAACACCATGCCGCAGTGGGCCGGCAGCTGCTGGTACTACCTGCGCTACATCGACCCCACGAACGACAAGCAGTTTGTCGACCCGGTTAAGGAACGCTACTGGATGCCCGTCGACCTGTACGTCGGCGGCGTCGAGCACGCGGTGCTGCACCTGCTGTACGCGCGCTTCTGGCACAAGGTGCTGTTCGACCTGGGCCACGTTTCCACCCCCGAGCCGTTCGCACGCTTGGTGAATCAAGGGCTGATTCTGGGCGAGATGGAGCACACTCTGTTTAAAACAGAGGATGGGCAACCGGTCAGCTTCGCCGATGTACGCGACAATCTTCAAGACGGGTCAATCTTCGGCAATCGCAAGAGCGACGGTGCTCACCTGAAAGGCCACAGCGTGGCAGAAGCAGACCTAATCAAGAAAGGCGAAGGCTTCTATCTGAAGTCCGACCCGACCATTAAGGTGTGGTCGCAATCCTTCAAGATGAGCAAGAGCCGCGGGAACGTGGTGAACCCGGATTCGATCGTGGCCGACTACGGCGCCGATGCGTTCCGCCTGTACGAGATGTACATGGGGCCGCTGGAGGCGCAGAAACCGTGGAACACGCGCGACATCATCGGCATGAGCCGCTTCCTCAACGGCGTCTACCGCAACTTGGTCGGTGATGACGAGACCGGTAAGACCGCGACGATCGAGATCACGCCGGTGCCCGAAGCGCTGAACCGCGCGATGCATCGCACGATCAAAAAGGTCGGCGAGGACATCGAGACGCTGCGCTTCAACACCGCCATCGCGGAACTGATCAAGGTAAACAACGAGATGACGAAGCTGACCGTCATCCCGCGCGAGCTGGCCGAGAACTTCACGCTGATGCTGGCCCCCTTCGCGCCGCACCTGGCCGAGGAACTGTGGGAACGGCTGGGCCACCATCGCAGCCTGTCGCGCCGGCCGTGGCCGACGTTCGACCCGGCGATGATGGTCGAGTCGACGCTGGAGATCCCGGTGCAGGTGAACGGCAAGCTGCGCGACAAGATCACTGTGCCAGCCGACGCCTCCGAAGACACGATCTTCGATGCAGCCCTGGCGGCCGAGAAAGTACAGCCGTGGGTGGCGGGGAAGACGATCAAAATGCGCAAGTACGTGCCGCGGAAGCTGGTCAACTTCGTGGTGTCTTAG